The following is a genomic window from Rhinatrema bivittatum chromosome 12, aRhiBiv1.1, whole genome shotgun sequence.
TTTTTctagtggccatttgttcagccaggagaatctcAGAGAATTAGGCTTTGTCATGTCGAATTCCTTTTCTTCAGATCTCAGATTCAGGGGTATTGTTATGTACGGTGCCAtcatttctaccaaaggtggtttcagcaTTCCATCTTAGTCAGACAGCAGAGCTTCCAGCTTTTTCAGATTTAGACTCCTCCTTGCCTCATGTGagggagcttaggctcttagatgtTCGGCAAGCCTTGTTGCATTATCTgaaggttactaatgatttccGTACTTTGGATCATTTCTTTCTAATCTGTAAGTTTCCAAAGAAAGGAGTCAATGCATCAAAGGCTATGATCACATGGTGGCTGAAGGAGGCAATTGGGTCAACATATTTCTAAGGGTTGTCCTGTGCCTGCCGGTTTAAGGACTCACTCTACACATTCTCAGGCAACCTCTTGGGCAGAGACTCAACAAGatctctgcaggagatttgtagagcagttATTTGGAGTTCGCTGCACATTTTTAccaggcattatcgcttggatgtcagGGCTACGACTTCTATGAACTTTGGTGAGCGTGTTCTGCAAGCGGAACTCTCAGGGTCTCATCCAGTTTGAGGGAGTTTAGGTACATCCCagacatctggactgatctgggtatgtacaggaaaggaaaacctGCTCATtttcagatcagtccagagaccaaCTCGCATGGTGAGAGGGAGAGGTTTCAATTAGGTTTATGAAGTggtcttggcttgggtacaggtcaatactgagggaatgcagatggcacactgggttatgtacaatGTCAATGAAAcattatctccatctgctggcagggatgcaaacccaggtgtctgaactgatctgtggtactacaggaatgaaaattagcagataagaaccaattttcctatttttataaaatggatagagaAAGTATGGATGTTCCTGCATTATAAATATGCAGATGTACTGCATGCAGTGGAACGATGCCTGTagatctagctcatgcatatgcattagggatagcctgaaaaccagactggctggggtgTACAGCAGAACCAGGTTTAGAAATCCTGCTTTACATTACAAGATCCAAAGAAAGAGGGAAGTGCCAACCAGTATTGAATATTCTGCACAAAGCACTAGTAGAAGAGCCCCTCTGGCGTCCCAATGTGCAGTCACCTTCAGAACATCACACAATTCCTGTCTTAAGACTCACATCATCTCTGATCTGAAATCCAACACCTTAGCTGGTGCTCCCCACGTTCTAGGCTTGCCCCATTGAGACTGAAGGATCTAGAGCAATGCTGGCAGGTACCCtgcacagcagtagccatgctGAGTCCACAGGTGTGATACGGAGTGGTTGGATAAACAAGGATTATCATTGACTTCAGGAATGAGGATAGTGCCAGGCATTCAGAAAGTTAACAATATTATTTAGAATTCCAGCTGATGTTTCAGTTCATGACTGAGCCCTTTCCAGGGGGACAGACGAAAAGGTGATTCTCCTTAAATATACCGACTACTAAGCAAACTCTTGTTCATTCTGTTTTATGATCTGTTCGGAAGGGATTTTGCCATCCTGGTGCAGGATGCAGCTTAGGTGGTCGCTGCTTCCTCCACTAATGATCTATTTTAGTGTTAAGGCCTCTGCACCCTGAAGACTGTTTTTAGTTAGGGTCGTGTCCGTCTGTAAGGACTTCACTATCCATCAGATGAGAAGAGTCACCCTACAGCCACTTCTATGGGGGCAAAGGAGGTGCTTCTTCGTCTTCCAGACATACATCCATTTCTGGGAGCTCAGGGTTTGCTTGGTAAAGTGAAAGGATTCCTCACCTCCGTTGGTTGAGGAGCAGCAGCACAAGTTTGTGAGAAGATTATCATTACaacggtttgttttattttgcagcTTTTGGCATAACCATCTGAGCAGGACGCGATATACAGGCCTGCTTTTCTGTGATATTTTCTCTGCTGAGATAATTATTTGTGcagaatatttctttttctttgaattCTCTGAGATCACAATGGCCCTCTTTTACTCTAGTATCCCCTAGGGAAACTGGCATTGTAAGATCATCAGGTCTGTCACCACCCAATAACTTTGGAATTGCTCCTCCAAGTTCATTCAAATTTGTGCCACATATGGTAGAGCACCCTGTGACCCCCAGCTCATGCTTTTTGTTTGCTCCAACGCTCAAGAGGCCGTTTTCCTTTCGCTTTCCTACAGGAAAACCAGCTAGTTTGGTCCCATTCAGTTGAAATCTCCAGAGGGTTAGAGCACATTGCGATGTCATTGAGCTTTCTTAAAGCTTCTTTGCCATTGGTTGttatcaaacatttttaaatctgcctTGTCATTGGTTGGTTAGTGCCTGTGGACAccagctgattccatttcttgcctttttttttaattttttttttagggaaaacCAGTTGCTAAGATTTAATGATACCCTTATTATAGATAAAGTCACTTAGCGGTTGCTTTCATAActgcatgcaatttttttttttaaccaaagaaGGAAAGTAGGGTTCCTGAAATGTTCACCCGTTTCCTTtagcaggagggggaaggggtttgcTGGACATTTTCACTAGAAGAGAGATTTCAGAACAGGTTCATTTAGTAGCTGGGATATTGAAGAcaaatggtttgtttgtttgcatCCTTGCAAAAGAATCTATTGGGAATTACGACATCTAAATTAATAACTAAtacttagtaaccttttgatagCCTGGCTCTGTGCTCTTTTAGTTTGCCTCTTAGGCAtctctggcattttttttttttttaccagatgtACCTGTTTTCTCATCTCTGGGATGAGTGTAGCACCACTCACCTCCGTTTCTTTATTGCAACCCTCCGTCATTGTAGGCCTCAACGGGTATTAACCCATCTCCTTTTTCTGCTCCTTGCTACAGGTCTCTGGGCTTTGAACCCTAAGAAGAAGCACACGTCCCCTTTACGGATCGCAGCCAACAGAGGCTACACCGACTGTATAAAGCACTTAATAATGCAAGGGGCCAATGTCAATGCCACGGTGGGCGGGCGAGCTGCTTTGCATGACACCTGCACGAGCCATCGCACTGAATGCACCCAGCTCCTCCTCAGTTTTGGTGCCAACCCAAACATCCTTTCGGAGGATGGCAGTGCCCCACTGCACGTCTGCACCACACCAGAGACCCTCCAGTAGGTTTGACCGTGGCTGGGATTCCTGTTACAGTCGGCATCTGTCATACGTGAGCCTATAAATTACAAGTGTAGAACCAAAATTTGGTAAACTACCCCATATAGGCCAATCGGCTTTCTAACTTGCTTGCAATGAGGAGATTTCtgtatttacaaacatttgatattccgctttTGGCCAGGAATGTCTCAATTTAATCCAATCCTGGATTTCTCTGACCCACCTATCACACCCTAGTCCTCAACTTTCTAAAGCCTGGgatgttttactttgttttatggAGAGGGACCCAACACATATGACAGTAATGCTAGACCCTAATGGATTCAAGCCGACTCGTCTTGTTTTATGTCTCTCAAATGAAAGATCACTGATCCTTTTCTGTTGATTTCATGAAAAAACAGGGAATGACTGGTTTCCAGCCACAGGTCTTTCATGCTAACCTAAAGATGTACCTTGTTTCCAGATGCGCACAAATGCTGCTGGAGAGCGGTGCCTCGGTGAATCTGACTACCAGGGACAGGCGTGTTACCCCTCTGCATGTAGCAGCCAGGCATGGCCTGGAGGAGCACGTGAAGCTTTACCTCTGCAATGGCGCCAACCTCTCACTCAGGAACAGAGCAGGGGAGACGGCCCTAAATACCGCCTGTGCCAGCGCTGAGGAGCCCGAGAAGGCTGGCGAGTACTACTGTGTGGTAAAGAAGCTGCTGGACTGTGGGGCAGATGTGAAGATGGCTGGCAGGAAAAACCACACTCCTCTTCATAACGCATGCGGCAACTGCCACCATCGCATTGTGGACTTGCTGCTCCAGCATGGGGCAGAAGTGAATGCCCTAAACTGTGCTGGCTACACACCCTTGGACTGCATCTTGCAAGCTGTAGAGGACTATTTGGACTGGCAGCCAGAGAGGATTGTCCTGGCTCTACTCAACCACGGAGCTGTACCAGTAAACCCCAAGGTACCTCTTTCAATCCCTTCTGCTCTTTTTCTTCACTCTCCTAATACCACTCTCCTTTTTTTTCACCACTTGTCTTTCTTGGACAATCCTCTCTCAGGTGTGGAAGTATTGCTCATTGTCCCCAAGGACCCTGGAAGTCCTCTTGAACTCCTATGATCGAATCCTTTCCTGTGAGGCCTGGGTGGAAGCCGTTCCACCAGAGCTCTGGCAGGTATGGCCAGCTCATGCATGGTTGTGGCCAGTGCAGTGCTGGCAAAGGCTTGTTCTCTTTGCATCCTGATGATAATGCTTGCTCTTTATGACCAACTAGGACAACCCGTGTTCTtgtttttccacttttttcctttgttataagCATGATATATACAAGCCTTCCGTTAAGAGTTAGGTGTGCACTGTACCTACAGGCACAGCACATAGAAGGAAAGAGATACATTGGGAGATATATCTACTTGTTTAGGAAGGTGAGCACAGGATATAGGTGCAGGCTGCGATGAGAACTAATTGGCAGCTGGGTCTGTTTGGCAGGTTATACATGGGGCTGAGAAGACCAAGATCATCAGACAACAGCCAAGCTATTGTTagtggctatttagattattacaaagctttgtggttaAGTCAAAGGAAGGAGAGGGATGCTGGATGGGAGCTGAATAGGGGACCTCTGACATGAATATCTACCCATGGTGGTAGAGTACaaaggaggaaaataaaaaaaaaaaaaaaaaactgcattagATAGGGAGTGGTATCCTACAAATGGTCACGCTCTAGTGTTAGCAACTGGGATAgatccttggcagtgtggacaggagtaactgggcaggctggatgtgGGTAGTTGGTTGTTTTCCGCCAACATCTACTCTATTACTATGTCACTGGTCCTTACAGTCAGTTATGTGGTGGTCGTAGTCATCGGGCACTTCTGCATATCTCTAACTCTGTCCAGTCGCACTGGGAATAGAAAGTGTTAACTGAATGAAAAATCCCCAACGGGGTGGAACCCAAGGGGATGAAGAACTGTATTTCTCTCGTCTTAACGATTCCTTATTCTATGGATCACTGCAAATCAAATTAACCACACTGGCCTCTCTTCTGAAACATCCCTAATGTGCACAAATTGTGAAATGTCTGCCTGAAGAACAAGTCTTCAGACCAGCTCCTGGGTGGGTGTGGGGGTTATTGGTGTCTGCCCTGCAGAGACTCATTCCTACACATATTTTTTTACCACACCGACTGAATTTCTCAGAATAGAGGTTAGCATATTTTAAAGTTCCTCTAGAATCACTAATAATCATAACTAACTGTTACTAATACTAATTAACCGATAATTATTACACTTCCAACCATATCAACCTCAGTTCTAATTCTAATAATAATTACAAGTCATGCCAGGCAGCACTGGTGCACTTTTAGTACTCATCCCGATCATAAATTATATTAACTAATTAACCATTTAACCATTACTAGTCCTGGATCTGCAATGCACGCAGGAACGGACGAGGAAGAAAATCTTGTAAAAGCAAGAACCTCTAATTTCACTTTAACTgtcccttcttccttcctcccGTCCGTTTAGGAGCACCGGATCTTCTATGACTCGGCCTTGCAGATGACAAATCAACCTCGTCGGCTGCAGCACCTCGCCCGCTGGGCCCTGCGGCGGTACCTGGGCGGGTGGTGCCACTCAGCGGTACCAGGTCTAAAACTACCTGAGCCTTTGAAAGCGTATGTGCTGCTGCACATCGAGGGCTGTATCCGATGACGGGCCGGCCCTTTCACTTTAGTCAAAGGCTGCCTTCCGAGAAGCTTTTCATTGTAATAGGGCAGCTTGCTAACGCTgaccacctttctttttttttttcattcatcacTCGTGTCATCAGTTAGGAAATGAAGGTTTATGGGTTGTGAATTCCAGAGGGGCTGGACATGAACCAACCCAACCTGACACATGAAGTGAAAGCAATTAATAtttcatgctttaaaaaaaaaaaaatcttctttttcAAAgcctgttttggggttttttttttggtttgttttttttaaagagagctAGGCCTTTGAAAACATGAGGCTCTGCTGCTGGAATAATTCTGCTTGACCTGTTTGGATGCTAGCACTTTGGGTTCTTGAATCGGAATACAGTCATGGATGCTCGTCTGGCAACAGAGTCCTTTAACTTATAGACTATCAATCCAAGGGAGCCTTAAAAGCAGACATTATGAACCTTTACTAGATTGCACACTCCAACTGCAATGAAACAAGCACTGGACACAGTTCTTGCTGATTTTATTGTTCTACATTTGCCTTTAGATGTTAGTTTAATAATAGAAAAACATGTTGCACTTACAAACCAGTTGAAGCCCCAGAAGACCAGACAGGGTTTCAGTAAGAACCACTATCTGCTTATCTGTAGAATTCAGGATTAGAAAAAGATCATCCTGTCAACTCCCCATGAATAGCTAAAGACACCAGATGTATAGGTACTGTCTTTGCtggcaggagtaagcagggaAACGGACATAAAACCCTACCCATCCTCACTCTTGTGAGGATGGGTAGGGTTTTATGAGTGCACACCAAGGCATCTCCAGGTAGCTGGATACTGCTGGCCAACAAATAGTATTCATTCTGTACCAAGCTCCAGTGGCTTGTACTGTGTCAGCTGGGGCACTTCTAGTAGCTCTGCTAAACTTCAGAATTCCTTGGAGAAAGAAACCCTGGGCTTTTAACttatttcaaaatgtttctgCTGTGAAACCTCCATTTGGAACAGTCAAATTACCTCTGCAAATACCTCAACCATCTCTGTTTGTTACCCTGGAAAGCTAGTGTGTTATCAACTATAACTTGGCAATGACTTTATGGATTTCAGTGCAAATGGGAATCCTAACATGAATGTAAATTAAATGTTGAATTAAATATAGGAAACCAAATATAGCATCTTCCACAAAACCTTATTCTCTGACATATGAATTAAATCATCAGGATCTGCTCTTCATTAATATCACTCAGCTCATTTGCTCCATCATAGTATCACTCATTAATACAAAGTTAGTTTATTAGCTCAAACCTCATTCATGCCAGCCATCAGACCTTGCTAAgtatggtttattttatttatttatttaacagcttttctatactgacattaaaatacacatcatatcggtttacattttaacaaaaaggtggaaagtacaatgaccgggggggggggggggggggggggggggggggggggaacaggacaACCAATAAATAGGATATAGGAAGCTAGGAAGAAGCCAGCTTAacagaatgaaactaataaaaatcaaaataagaatGACCACTAAACCTAAGGGTTTGTTTAAACTGCATTCCACTGTTGTTCAGCACCAAGGTCTGGACAGTTCACCTTGAAGAAACTGGATCCCAAAGACCCCAATGGTGTCAAACCTGCCTTTCCTAAGCAAGATCATAGAGAAAAATCTACTAAAGCAACTCAGTGACTAGCTGTACCCTCCAGTGCACTAGACCCTTACCAGTCAGGCTTCTGCCAATAACACAGCACCAAAACCATATTAATAAGATGACCTCTGACTATCCATCAATCATGGCCCCCtcatttctctgcagcctttgatacagtagacAACAATTGACAGGTCAGGCAGGCATGGGCAGAGTTCACTTCCTTTCTGTCTGAACACAGCCAAATGGTAACCTTAGGAACAGCCTTCTCAAAACTGCTACCTCTCTAATGAGGGATCCATTCTCTCACCTACgttgtttaatatctacatggcTCCCCTCGGGAAAACTCATCAGATTGTTAAATCACATTCTAGTCTTATGCTGATGACATGCTGCTACTGCTCGGTGCAAATCTAGACACCACCAttaccagggcttaatttgtggaggAATGGCCAGAAACACAGTTCCGGctcttcttttcaggcttaagaggtagagcagcagggatgttctgctccagccctcccctccaggcagcctgcagagaaGAGTAGAAGAGGgctgagcctgaagcacacagaaaagagaacagccactctgcttcctaatccagtcataagagcatgccataatggatcagaccaagggtccatcaagcccagcatcctgtttccaacagtggccaattcaggccacaagaatctggcaagtacccaaaaactaagtctattccatgttaccgttgctagtaatagcagtggctaatttccaagtcaacttaattaatagcaggtaatggacttctcttccaagaacttatccaatccttttttaaacacagctatactaactgcactaaccaccttctctggcaacaaattccagagtttaattgtgcgtcgagtgaaaaagaactttctctgattagttttaaatgtgccccatgctaacttcatggagtgcctcctaatctttctattatctgaaagagtaaataaccaattcacatccacccgttctagacctctcatgattttaaacacctctatcatatccctcctcagccgtctcttctccaagctgaacagtcctaacctctttagtctttcctcataggggagctgttccattccccttattttggtcacccttctctgtaccttctccatcgcaattatatcttttttgagatgcggcgaccagaattgtacacagtattcaaggtgcggcctcaccatggagcgaaacagaggcattctgacattttctgttttattcaccattccctttctaataattcccaacattcggtttgcttttttgactgccgcagcacactgtaccgacgatttcaatgtgttatccactatgacacctagatctctttcttgggttgtagcacctaatatggaaccttacatcgtgtaact
Proteins encoded in this region:
- the LOC115074537 gene encoding ankyrin repeat and SOCS box protein 16-like; amino-acid sequence: MAQETFAFTSSTLRSLRLQREMLELEDRRRALARHYLPRRTSPAPRSSMLVRQPRYCRDPMAHKALYTGDLQCIKDLFKDEVTANLIVETVSEELLWSEELGLWALNPKKKHTSPLRIAANRGYTDCIKHLIMQGANVNATVGGRAALHDTCTSHRTECTQLLLSFGANPNILSEDGSAPLHVCTTPETLQCAQMLLESGASVNLTTRDRRVTPLHVAARHGLEEHVKLYLCNGANLSLRNRAGETALNTACASAEEPEKAGEYYCVVKKLLDCGADVKMAGRKNHTPLHNACGNCHHRIVDLLLQHGAEVNALNCAGYTPLDCILQAVEDYLDWQPERIVLALLNHGAVPVNPKVWKYCSLSPRTLEVLLNSYDRILSCEAWVEAVPPELWQEHRIFYDSALQMTNQPRRLQHLARWALRRYLGGWCHSAVPGLKLPEPLKAYVLLHIEGCIR